A region from the Bos indicus isolate NIAB-ARS_2022 breed Sahiwal x Tharparkar chromosome 14, NIAB-ARS_B.indTharparkar_mat_pri_1.0, whole genome shotgun sequence genome encodes:
- the HAS2 gene encoding hyaluronan synthase 2 — MHCERFLCILRIIGTTLFGVSLLLGITAAYIVGYQFIQTDNYYFSFGLYGAFLASHLIIQSLFAFLEHRKMKKSLETPIKLNKTVALCIAAYQEDPDYLRKCLQSVKRLTYPGIKVVMVIDGNSEDDLYMMDIFSEVMGRDKSATYIWKNNYHVKGPGETDESHKESSQHVTQLVLSNKSICIMQKWGGKREVMYTAFRALGRSVDYVQVCDSDTMLDPASSVEMVKVLEEDPMVGGVGGDVQILNKYDSWISFLSSVRYWMAFNIERACQSYFGCVQCISGPLGMYRNSLLHEFVEDWYNQEFMGSQCSFGDDRHLTNRVLSLGYATKYTARSKCLTETPIEYLRWLNQQTRWSKSYFREWLYNAMWFHKHHLWMTYEAVITGFFPFFLIATVIQLFYRGKIWNILLFLLTVQLVGLIKSSFASCLRGNIVMVFMSLYSVLYMSSLLPAKMFAIATINKAGWGTSGRKTIVVNFIGLIPVSVWFTILLGGVIFTIYKESKKPFSESKQTVLIVGTLLYACYWVMLLTLYVVLINKCGRRKKGQQYDMVLDV, encoded by the exons ATGCATTGTGAGAGATTTCTATGTATCCTGAGAATAATTGGAACCACACTTTTTGGAGTCTCTCTCCTCCTTGGAATCACAGCTGCTTATATTGTTGGCTATCAATTTATCCAAACAGATAATTACTATTTCTCTTTTGGACTGTATGGTGCCTTTTTAGCATCACACCTCATCATCCAAAGCCTGTTTGCCTTTTTGGAGCACCGGAAAATGAAAAAATCTCTAGAAACCCCCATTAAGTTGAACAAAACTGTTGCTCTTTGCATTGCTGCATATCAAGAAGATCCAGACTATTTGCGGAAATGTTTGCAATCTGTGAAAAGGCTAACCTACCCCGGAATTAAAGTTGTCATGGTCATAGATGGAAACTCGGAAGATGACCTTTACATGATGGACATCTTCAGTGAAGTCATGGGCAGGGACAAGTCAGCCACTTATATCTGGAAGAACAACTACCATGTGAAGGGTCCTGGAGAGACGGATGAGTCGCACAAAGAAAGCTCACAGCATGTCACCCAGTTGGTCTTGTCCAATAAGAGTATTTGCATCATGCAAAAATGGGGTGGAAAAAGAGAAGTCATGTACACAGCCTTCAGAGCACTGGGGCGAAGTGTGGATTATGTACAG GTTTGTGATTCAGACACCATGCTTGACCCAGCATCATCTGTGGAGATGGTAAAAGTTTTAGAAGAAGATCCCATGGTTGGAGGTGTCGGGGGAGATGTCCAG aTTTTAAACAAGTATGATTCCTGGATCTCCTTCCTCAGCAGTGTGAGATACTGGATGGCTTTTAACATAGAAAGGGCCTGTCAGTCTTATTTCGGATGTGTCCAGTGCATTAGCGGACCTCTGGGAATGTACAGAAACTCCTTACTGCATGAATTTGTGGAAGACTGGTACAATCAAGAATTTATGGGCAGCCAATGTAGTTTTGGAGATGACAGGCATCTAACGAACCGAGTGCTGAGTCTGGGCTATGCAACGAAATACACAGCTCGATCCAAGTGCCTTACTGAAACACCTATAGAATATCTCAGATGGTTAAACCAGCAGACCCGCTGGAGCAAGTCGTACTTCCGAGAGTGGCTGTACAACGCGATGTGGTTTCATAAACATCACTTGTGGATGACCTATGAAGCCGTCATCACTGggttcttccctttctttctcattgCCACGGTAATCCAGCTCTTCTACAGGGGTAAAATTTGGAACATCCTCCTCTTCTTGTTAACTGTCCAGTTAGTGGGTCTCATAAAATCATCTTTTGCCAGCTGCCTTAGAGGAAACATTGTCATGGTCTTCATGTCCCTCTACTCAGTGTTATACATGTCAAGTTTACTTCCGGCCAAGATGTTTGCAATTGCAACAATAAACAAAGCTGGGTGGGGCACATCTGGAAGGAAAACCATTGTCGTTAATTTCATAGGACTCATTCCCGTATCCGTTTGGTTTACAATACTCCTGGGTGGTGTGATTTTCACCATTTATAAGGAATCTAAAAAGCCATTCTCAGAATCCAAACAGACAGTTTTAATTGTTGGAACGTTGCTGTATGCATGCTATTGGGTCATGCTTTTGACACTGTACGTGGTTCTCATCAATAAATGTGGCAGGCGGAAGAAGGGACAACAGTACGACATGGTGCTTGATGTATGA